The following are from one region of the Muntiacus reevesi chromosome 3, mMunRee1.1, whole genome shotgun sequence genome:
- the LDLRAP1 gene encoding low density lipoprotein receptor adapter protein 1 isoform X2, whose amino-acid sequence MDALKSAGRALIRSPSLAKQSWGCGGGRHRKLPENWTDTRETLLEGMLFSLKYLGMTLVEQPKGEELSAAAVKRIVATAKASGKKLQKVTLKVSPRGIILTDNITNQLIENVSIYRISYCTADKMHDKVFAYIAQSQHNENLECHAFLCTKRKMAQAVTLTVAQAFKVAFEFWQVSKEEKEKREKATQEGVDVLGGGRQDSAPSLKSLVITGNLLDLEETAKAPLSTVSANTTNTDEPPRPQALNSSSVVWLDDGLDEAFSRLAQSRTNPQVLDTGLTAQDIHYAQCLSPVDWDKPDSGGAKSDDLFNF is encoded by the exons ATGGACGCGCTCAAGTCCGCCGGGCGGGCGCTGATCCGGAGTCCCAGCCTCGCCAAGCAGAGCTGGGGGTGCGGCGGCGGCCGGCACCGGA AGCTGCCTGAAAACTGGACAGACACCCGGGAGACACTTCTCGAGGGTATGCTCTTCAGTCTCAAGTACCTGGGCATGACGCTGGTGGAGCAGCCCAAGGGTGAGGAGCTGTCAGCCGCCGCCGTCAAGAGGATCGTAGCCACG GCCAAGGCCAGTGGGAAGAAGCTGCAAAAGGTGACTCTCAAGGTGTCGCCCCGAGGGATCATCCTGACAGACAACATCACCAACCAGCTCATTGAGAACGTGTCCATTTACAG AATCTCCTACTGCACGGCAGACAAGATGCACGACAAGGTGTTTGCGTACATCGCACAGAGCCAGCACAACGAGAATCTCGAGTGCCACGCCTTCCTCTGCACCAAGCGGAAGATG GCCCAGGCTGTCACCCTCACAGTAGCCCAAGCCTTCAAAGTCGCCTTTGAGTTTTGGCAGGTATCCAAGGAAG agaaggagaagagagagaaagccaCCCAGGAGGGAGTGGACGTCCTGGGCGGGGGCCGCCAAGACAGCGCCCCTTCGTTGAAGAGCC TGGTCATCACTGGGAACCTGCTAGACTTGGAAGAGACAGCCAAGGCCCCACTCTCCACGGTCAGCGCCAACACCACCAACACGGATGAGCCACCGCGGCCTCAAGCCTTGAACAGCAGCAGTGTTGTCTGG CTGGATGACGGCCTGGATGAAGCATTTTCAAG GCTGGCCCAGTCTCGGACGAACCCTCAGGTCCTGGACACTGGGCTGACGGCACAGGACATTCATTACGCCCAGTGCCTCTCGCCTGTCGACTGGGACAAGCCTGACAGCGGTGGCGCCAAGTCAGATGACCTCTTCAACTTCTGA
- the LDLRAP1 gene encoding low density lipoprotein receptor adapter protein 1 isoform X1 produces MDALKSAGRALIRSPSLAKQSWGCGGGRHRKLPENWTDTRETLLEGMLFSLKYLGMTLVEQPKGEELSAAAVKRIVATAKASGKKLQKVTLKVSPRGIILTDNITNQLIENVSIYRISYCTADKMHDKVFAYIAQSQHNENLECHAFLCTKRKMAQAVTLTVAQAFKVAFEFWQVSKEEKEKREKATQEGVDVLGGGRQDSAPSLKSLVITGNLLDLEETAKAPLSTVSANTTNTDEPPRPQALNSSSVVWELDDGLDEAFSRLAQSRTNPQVLDTGLTAQDIHYAQCLSPVDWDKPDSGGAKSDDLFNF; encoded by the exons ATGGACGCGCTCAAGTCCGCCGGGCGGGCGCTGATCCGGAGTCCCAGCCTCGCCAAGCAGAGCTGGGGGTGCGGCGGCGGCCGGCACCGGA AGCTGCCTGAAAACTGGACAGACACCCGGGAGACACTTCTCGAGGGTATGCTCTTCAGTCTCAAGTACCTGGGCATGACGCTGGTGGAGCAGCCCAAGGGTGAGGAGCTGTCAGCCGCCGCCGTCAAGAGGATCGTAGCCACG GCCAAGGCCAGTGGGAAGAAGCTGCAAAAGGTGACTCTCAAGGTGTCGCCCCGAGGGATCATCCTGACAGACAACATCACCAACCAGCTCATTGAGAACGTGTCCATTTACAG AATCTCCTACTGCACGGCAGACAAGATGCACGACAAGGTGTTTGCGTACATCGCACAGAGCCAGCACAACGAGAATCTCGAGTGCCACGCCTTCCTCTGCACCAAGCGGAAGATG GCCCAGGCTGTCACCCTCACAGTAGCCCAAGCCTTCAAAGTCGCCTTTGAGTTTTGGCAGGTATCCAAGGAAG agaaggagaagagagagaaagccaCCCAGGAGGGAGTGGACGTCCTGGGCGGGGGCCGCCAAGACAGCGCCCCTTCGTTGAAGAGCC TGGTCATCACTGGGAACCTGCTAGACTTGGAAGAGACAGCCAAGGCCCCACTCTCCACGGTCAGCGCCAACACCACCAACACGGATGAGCCACCGCGGCCTCAAGCCTTGAACAGCAGCAGTGTTGTCTGG GAGCTGGATGACGGCCTGGATGAAGCATTTTCAAG GCTGGCCCAGTCTCGGACGAACCCTCAGGTCCTGGACACTGGGCTGACGGCACAGGACATTCATTACGCCCAGTGCCTCTCGCCTGTCGACTGGGACAAGCCTGACAGCGGTGGCGCCAAGTCAGATGACCTCTTCAACTTCTGA